A single window of Vigna unguiculata cultivar IT97K-499-35 chromosome 1, ASM411807v1, whole genome shotgun sequence DNA harbors:
- the LOC114187904 gene encoding uncharacterized protein LOC114187904, which yields MSRAEAMSSGNLVIGHCMIARKACCVLYDYGATHSFVSDACVKKLCLPMCEIQCELVVSTPVSGLVRTSSLCARYPVEVEGRRYKVNLICLPLQELEVIFGMNWLSANHILIDCRKKKLLFPNSEELELLTSHGVMKEL from the coding sequence ATGTCGAGAGCAGAGGCTATGagttcaggtaaccttgttatagGTCATTGTATGATAGCTAGAAAAGCTTGTTGTGTGCTATATGACTatggagcgacacactcatttGTGTCAGATGCATGTGTGAAAAAGTTGTGTCTGCCGATGTGCGAGATACAGTGTGAACTTGTGGTGTCTACTCCGGTGTCGGGTTTGGTTAGGACATCATCTTTGTGTGCGAGGTATCcggtggaggtagagggacgcaggtaTAAAGTGAATTTGATCTGCTTACCTCTACAGGAATTGGAAGTGATCTTTGGGATgaattggctctctgccaatcacaTTCTTATAGATTGCCGCAAGAAAAAGTTGTTATTTCCCAACTCAGAGGAACTTGAGTTGTTAACATCTCACGGGGTTATGAAAGAGCTATAG